One window of the Shimwellia blattae DSM 4481 = NBRC 105725 genome contains the following:
- a CDS encoding sulfatase-like hydrolase/transferase, producing the protein MEQIKKIKDQLIRLGAGLGYRGMGRRQKLSFLAMLFISALMPAGLGYAGVMNSVLTFLILLTAKGNKLTRILAGVVFLGLSFYIPVGLQYGRIKYPLVVSAMQTSYLEASEFLREVDVTSLVLMLLCIVAIIVYISSARAFSLTKKMKVAALIVCIGLTVNSYPKRSIAGLIAYYDKGNKELADLARKTQGVDTLEISGVDAKYKNIVVVIGESVSRDYLSLYGYQHDTTPWLKSAPGYFATHYVSAAPNTFMSIPRTLSISDGLNQQTKNNAVVLANKAGFTTWWLSNQGFIGEYDTPSTVIAMNAQHQYFLKQGDYFSDNKDDFLLLDKLETLLNGEQKNSVFFIHMTGSHPDACERLNGFPVNFDIKDMPKISCYLASINKLDAFIKRADGLLKRTNQPYALVYFSDHGMTVDRSARPVRHGGEFKQNYSVPFFIMASDIKEHITVNQPVSAYDFLSIFSWLSGIKSKNIPAKSITDVNSGDIMVFDGSRMVRYVSLPDNSLVE; encoded by the coding sequence ATGGAACAAATAAAAAAAATAAAGGATCAGCTGATAAGGCTGGGGGCTGGCCTTGGCTACCGGGGGATGGGCCGGCGCCAGAAACTTTCTTTTTTAGCGATGTTGTTTATCTCTGCTTTAATGCCCGCCGGTTTGGGGTATGCAGGGGTAATGAACAGTGTGCTGACCTTTCTGATACTGCTGACAGCCAAAGGCAATAAATTAACCCGGATACTTGCGGGCGTTGTATTTCTCGGGCTGTCTTTTTATATTCCGGTTGGGTTGCAATATGGGCGGATAAAATATCCATTAGTTGTCTCCGCCATGCAAACCAGCTACCTGGAAGCCAGCGAATTTTTGCGCGAAGTTGACGTCACATCACTGGTGCTGATGTTGCTGTGCATTGTTGCGATTATTGTCTATATCTCCTCGGCTCGCGCCTTTTCACTGACAAAGAAAATGAAAGTGGCCGCGTTGATTGTCTGTATCGGCCTGACAGTTAACTCTTACCCCAAAAGATCGATAGCAGGGCTCATCGCTTACTATGATAAAGGCAACAAAGAACTGGCCGACCTCGCCCGAAAAACCCAGGGTGTCGATACGCTGGAGATATCCGGTGTTGATGCGAAGTATAAAAATATTGTGGTGGTGATTGGGGAGAGCGTCTCCCGTGACTATCTCTCTTTGTATGGTTATCAGCATGATACCACGCCATGGTTAAAAAGTGCCCCGGGCTACTTTGCCACCCATTATGTCTCTGCGGCACCGAATACATTTATGTCCATCCCCCGGACACTAAGCATCAGCGATGGTCTGAATCAGCAGACCAAAAATAACGCTGTCGTGCTGGCCAATAAAGCAGGGTTTACCACCTGGTGGTTATCTAATCAGGGGTTTATTGGTGAATATGATACGCCGTCAACGGTGATCGCGATGAATGCTCAACATCAATATTTTTTAAAGCAGGGTGACTATTTTTCTGACAATAAAGATGACTTTTTATTGCTGGATAAACTGGAGACGCTGCTGAACGGTGAGCAGAAAAACAGTGTCTTTTTTATTCATATGACCGGCTCTCACCCGGATGCCTGCGAGCGGCTAAATGGCTTTCCGGTAAATTTTGATATTAAAGACATGCCAAAAATAAGCTGTTATCTTGCATCGATAAACAAACTTGATGCTTTTATCAAAAGAGCCGACGGGTTACTGAAGAGAACGAACCAGCCCTATGCGCTGGTCTATTTTTCCGATCACGGCATGACCGTTGACAGGTCTGCTCGGCCGGTACGCCATGGCGGTGAGTTTAAACAGAACTATTCAGTGCCGTTTTTTATTATGGCAAGCGATATAAAAGAACATATTACGGTTAATCAGCCGGTTAGCGCATATGATTTCCTGAGTATTTTTTCATGGCTGAGCGGGATCAAGAGTAAGAATATACCGGCGAAATCCATCACGGATGTGAACTCCGGGGATATTATGGTTTTTGACGGCAGCAGGATGGTCCGGTATGTATCGCTGCCGGACAATAGCCTTGTTGAGTAG
- a CDS encoding cyclic di-GMP phosphodiesterase, with the protein MLPLLSTGKKNALLSLTMGTLFALLFGGATALYLYHKRAENWDTLSHGVNRYIGDLFNTILQTNSTLQPLTALPCSRASRQLTTSAAFSTSIRALTLVTDGVAWCSSATGEIHVSISRVAPGLDLTQPVNADIVTGTPMMPNRPTVVLWSRHPTDLHRGIFTTMNINLNPYLLYTSQQREVYGIALVIHGKILSTFSRRMMTEDELALREIRASRLHGLPVEIRIYGTRWPREDIQLAILFGLFGGAIFGLLTMWFFNSRTRTGLDIMSGIRREQFFTVYQPVMSADDQKMHGIEVLLRWKHPVNGMISPDVFISYAEAQQLIAPLTRHLFSLILADADTLKTILPRGGKVGINLAPGHLHSADFKKDILAFSRALPPGAFQIVFEITERTMLNEAQALPLFEWLHQQGFEIAIDDFGTGHSALIYLQRFKMDYLKIDRGFISAIGTDTVTTPVLDTVLTLARRLHMATVAEGVETRQQARWLIDQGINYLQGYYYSPGLSAEALTAWYSQYTPPVQP; encoded by the coding sequence TTGCTACCGTTACTGTCGACCGGCAAAAAAAATGCCCTGCTATCCCTGACAATGGGAACACTTTTCGCGCTGCTTTTTGGCGGTGCAACCGCCCTTTACCTTTACCATAAACGCGCCGAAAACTGGGATACCCTGAGCCACGGGGTCAACCGCTATATTGGCGATCTGTTTAACACCATTTTACAGACCAACAGCACCCTCCAGCCCCTGACAGCCCTCCCCTGCTCCCGGGCATCACGCCAGCTGACCACCAGCGCCGCCTTCAGCACCAGTATCCGGGCACTGACCCTGGTCACCGACGGCGTTGCCTGGTGCTCGTCGGCCACGGGGGAGATTCATGTCAGCATCTCCCGGGTGGCTCCGGGGCTTGATCTCACCCAGCCGGTTAACGCCGATATTGTCACCGGCACCCCGATGATGCCCAACCGGCCAACGGTGGTGCTCTGGTCCCGCCACCCGACCGATCTGCACCGGGGGATCTTCACCACGATGAATATCAACCTGAACCCCTACCTGCTCTACACCTCACAACAGCGGGAGGTCTACGGCATTGCGCTGGTGATACACGGCAAAATATTGTCGACCTTCTCCCGCCGCATGATGACGGAAGATGAGCTGGCGCTGCGCGAGATTCGCGCCTCTCGCCTGCACGGGTTACCGGTGGAGATCCGGATTTACGGCACCCGCTGGCCCCGGGAGGATATCCAGCTGGCGATTCTGTTCGGCCTGTTTGGCGGGGCGATTTTCGGCCTGCTGACCATGTGGTTCTTTAACAGCCGCACCCGGACCGGGCTGGATATTATGTCCGGTATCCGCCGGGAGCAGTTTTTCACCGTCTACCAGCCGGTCATGAGCGCAGACGACCAGAAAATGCACGGCATTGAAGTGCTGCTGCGCTGGAAACACCCGGTAAACGGCATGATCTCCCCGGATGTGTTCATCAGCTACGCAGAGGCGCAGCAGCTTATCGCCCCGCTGACCCGGCACCTGTTTTCGCTGATCCTTGCTGACGCAGACACCCTGAAAACGATACTGCCACGCGGGGGCAAGGTGGGCATCAACCTTGCCCCGGGCCATTTACACTCTGCGGATTTCAAAAAAGATATTCTGGCCTTTTCCCGGGCCCTGCCACCGGGGGCTTTTCAGATAGTGTTTGAGATAACCGAGCGCACCATGCTTAATGAAGCCCAGGCGCTGCCGCTGTTTGAGTGGCTGCACCAGCAGGGGTTTGAAATCGCCATTGACGACTTCGGCACCGGGCACAGCGCACTTATCTATTTACAGCGCTTTAAAATGGACTACCTGAAGATAGATCGCGGCTTTATCAGCGCTATCGGAACAGATACAGTAACCACACCGGTACTGGATACGGTGCTCACCCTGGCCCGGCGCCTGCATATGGCCACCGTTGCCGAAGGTGTTGAAACCCGGCAACAGGCCCGGTGGTTAATTGATCAGGGAATCAACTACCTGCAGGGATATTATTACAGCCCGGGACTGAGCGCAGAAGCGCTGACCGCGTGGTACAGCCAGTATACCCCGCCTGTTCAGCCCTAG
- a CDS encoding mannitol dehydrogenase family protein has protein sequence MKTIATAALAAGVSQPAYPRQQLKSRIVHFGFGAFHRAHQALLTDRVLNQHGGDWGICEISLFSGAGLMTALRAQDHRYTVLEKGPEGNQAIIVGAVNECCSATLDGMDTVLEKFCEPQVAIVSLTITEKGYCIDPASGHLDLSNSRIQHDLAAPHEPHSAPGILIEALHRRRERGLSPFTVLSCDNIPENGHVVRQAVLEMAKMRDPQLADWIAQHVTFPSTMVDRIVPAATPESLAEITASLGVEDPCAISCEPFIQWVVEDNFVAGRPRWESAGVQMVDDVLPWERMKLRMLNGSHSFLAYLGYLGGYRHIADCMADPHYRRAVRRLMLEEQAATLVMPGEDLTRYADTLLARFANPALQHRTWQIAMDGSQKLPQRMLESVQWHLEHKSDWSCLALGIAGWMRYVSGTDDQGAAIDIRDPLAGQISAIVASTTEQQRVQGLLGLSAIFGQQLPKNPQFVNTIERAWQQLCTGGARQAVSAL, from the coding sequence ATGAAAACCATAGCCACCGCAGCACTGGCCGCTGGCGTCAGCCAGCCCGCTTACCCCCGTCAGCAGCTTAAATCCCGCATTGTCCATTTCGGATTTGGCGCTTTTCACCGTGCCCACCAGGCACTGCTCACCGATCGCGTGCTCAACCAGCACGGTGGGGACTGGGGGATTTGTGAAATCAGCCTGTTTAGCGGTGCCGGATTAATGACCGCGCTGCGGGCCCAGGATCACCGGTATACCGTGCTGGAAAAGGGGCCGGAGGGGAATCAGGCCATTATTGTCGGCGCCGTTAACGAATGCTGTAGCGCCACCCTCGACGGGATGGACACCGTACTGGAAAAATTCTGTGAGCCCCAGGTGGCGATTGTCTCCCTGACTATCACCGAAAAGGGATACTGCATTGATCCCGCCAGTGGCCACCTTGACCTCAGTAATAGCCGCATTCAGCACGATCTGGCCGCCCCCCACGAGCCCCACTCCGCACCGGGTATCCTGATAGAGGCGCTGCACCGCCGCAGGGAGCGGGGCCTGTCCCCGTTTACCGTGCTCTCCTGCGATAATATTCCCGAAAACGGCCACGTGGTCCGCCAGGCCGTGCTGGAGATGGCGAAAATGCGCGATCCGCAGCTGGCGGACTGGATAGCGCAACATGTGACCTTCCCTTCCACCATGGTGGATCGCATTGTCCCGGCGGCAACCCCTGAATCACTGGCGGAAATCACCGCCAGCCTCGGTGTGGAAGATCCCTGCGCCATCAGCTGCGAGCCCTTTATTCAGTGGGTGGTTGAGGATAACTTCGTGGCCGGGCGCCCCCGGTGGGAATCCGCCGGGGTACAGATGGTTGATGACGTACTGCCCTGGGAGCGCATGAAACTGCGCATGCTCAACGGCAGCCACTCTTTCCTCGCCTATCTGGGTTACCTGGGGGGCTACCGGCATATTGCCGATTGTATGGCCGATCCCCATTACCGCCGGGCGGTACGCCGCCTGATGCTGGAAGAGCAGGCCGCAACCCTGGTGATGCCGGGGGAGGATCTGACGCGTTATGCCGATACCCTGCTGGCGCGTTTTGCCAACCCGGCCCTGCAACACCGGACCTGGCAAATCGCCATGGACGGTAGCCAGAAACTGCCCCAGCGGATGCTGGAAAGTGTCCAGTGGCACCTTGAGCACAAAAGCGACTGGTCCTGCCTGGCCCTGGGGATCGCAGGCTGGATGCGCTATGTCAGCGGCACAGATGACCAGGGCGCAGCCATTGATATCCGTGACCCGCTCGCCGGGCAAATCAGCGCTATTGTCGCCAGCACCACAGAGCAACAGCGGGTGCAGGGGTTACTGGGGCTGAGCGCCATATTCGGCCAGCAACTGCCCAAAAATCCTCAGTTTGTTAACACCATTGAGCGTGCCTGGCAACAACTGTGCACCGGTGGCGCACGCCAGGCGGTCAGCGCCCTGTAA
- a CDS encoding microcin C ABC transporter permease YejB translates to MASYLLRRLLLIIPTLWAIITINFFIVQIAPGGPVDQAIAAIQFGHTSGIPGTGSDMAGAGHATTGVGNIGDSQYRGARGLDPEVIAEITRRYGFDKPLHERYFTMLGDYLRFDFGNSLFRSASVLHLIGDSLPVSASLGLWSTLIIYLVSIPLGIRKAVSSGSAFDIWSSTAIIIGYAIPAFLFAILMIVLFAGGNYLDWFPLRGLVSANFDTLPWYQKITDYLWHITLPVLATVISGFATLTMLTKNAFMDEIRKQYVVTARAKGLDEQQILWRHVFRNAMLLVIAGFPATFISMFFTGSLLIEVMFSLNGLGLLGYEATISRDYPVIFGTLYIFTLIGLLMNILSDLTYTLVDPRIDFERRG, encoded by the coding sequence ATGGCAAGTTATTTACTGCGGCGCCTGCTGCTGATTATCCCCACCCTGTGGGCCATTATTACCATTAACTTTTTTATCGTTCAGATTGCTCCCGGTGGCCCGGTGGACCAGGCCATTGCCGCCATACAGTTCGGCCACACCAGCGGCATTCCCGGCACCGGCAGCGATATGGCCGGAGCCGGCCACGCCACTACCGGGGTGGGCAATATCGGCGACAGTCAGTACCGGGGCGCCCGGGGGCTGGATCCGGAAGTGATCGCCGAAATCACCCGCCGCTACGGTTTTGATAAACCGCTGCACGAGCGCTATTTCACCATGCTCGGGGACTATCTGCGCTTTGACTTCGGCAACAGTCTGTTTCGCAGCGCCTCTGTGCTGCACCTGATAGGCGACAGTCTGCCGGTCTCCGCCTCTCTGGGGCTGTGGAGCACCCTGATTATCTATCTGGTCTCGATACCCCTTGGGATCCGCAAAGCCGTCTCCAGCGGCAGTGCCTTTGATATCTGGAGCAGCACGGCGATTATTATCGGCTATGCTATCCCGGCGTTTTTGTTCGCCATTCTGATGATTGTGCTGTTTGCCGGGGGAAATTACCTGGACTGGTTCCCGCTGCGCGGTCTGGTCTCGGCCAATTTTGACACCCTGCCCTGGTATCAGAAAATCACCGATTATCTGTGGCACATTACCCTGCCGGTGCTGGCAACGGTGATTAGCGGTTTCGCGACCCTGACCATGCTGACGAAAAACGCCTTTATGGATGAGATTCGCAAGCAGTATGTGGTCACCGCCCGGGCCAAAGGGCTGGATGAACAGCAGATCCTCTGGCGCCACGTGTTTCGCAACGCCATGCTGCTGGTTATCGCCGGGTTTCCCGCCACCTTTATCAGCATGTTTTTTACCGGCTCGCTGCTGATTGAGGTGATGTTCTCCCTTAATGGCCTGGGGCTGCTGGGCTATGAGGCGACCATCTCCCGGGACTACCCGGTTATCTTCGGCACCCTGTATATTTTCACCCTGATTGGCTTACTGATGAATATTCTCAGCGATCTCACCTACACCCTGGTTGATCCCCGTATTGACTTTGAGAGGCGCGGATGA
- the yeiP gene encoding elongation factor P-like protein YeiP: protein MARANEIKRGMAVNYNGKLLLVKDIDIQSPSARGAATLYKMRFSDVRTGQKVEERFKGDDILDTITLTRRAVDFSYIDGNEYVFMDKEDYTPYIFTKEMIEDELQFIPEGGMPDMQVLTWDGQLLALELPQTVDLEIVETAPGIKGASASSRTKPATLNTGLVIQVPEYLTSGEKIRIHIPERRFMGRAD, encoded by the coding sequence ATGGCAAGAGCAAACGAAATCAAACGCGGCATGGCCGTGAATTACAACGGTAAACTGCTGCTGGTTAAAGATATCGATATTCAGAGCCCCAGCGCCCGCGGCGCCGCTACCCTGTACAAGATGCGCTTTTCCGATGTCCGCACCGGGCAGAAAGTCGAAGAGCGCTTTAAAGGGGACGATATCCTCGACACCATTACCCTGACCCGGCGCGCCGTTGACTTCTCCTATATTGACGGCAACGAGTATGTGTTTATGGATAAAGAAGATTACACCCCGTATATCTTCACCAAAGAGATGATTGAAGACGAGCTGCAGTTTATCCCGGAAGGCGGTATGCCGGATATGCAGGTTCTCACCTGGGATGGCCAGCTGCTGGCCCTGGAACTCCCCCAGACTGTTGACCTGGAAATTGTTGAAACTGCGCCCGGGATCAAAGGCGCATCGGCCAGCTCACGCACGAAACCCGCCACCCTGAATACCGGGCTGGTAATTCAGGTGCCGGAATATCTGACCAGCGGTGAAAAAATCCGCATCCATATTCCGGAGCGTCGCTTTATGGGTCGCGCAGACTGA
- a CDS encoding YkgJ family cysteine cluster protein, translating to MQCRPDCGACCTAPSISSPIPGMPQGKPANVRCVQLDEHARCRIFGSPLRPAVCASLKPSPDMCSVSRENAMRYLIHLEEATRP from the coding sequence ATGCAATGCCGCCCGGATTGTGGTGCCTGCTGTACCGCCCCCTCCATCTCCAGCCCGATCCCGGGAATGCCTCAGGGTAAGCCTGCTAACGTCAGATGTGTTCAGCTGGATGAACACGCACGCTGCCGTATTTTTGGCTCCCCGCTGCGCCCGGCAGTGTGTGCGAGCCTGAAACCGTCCCCGGATATGTGTTCTGTGAGCCGGGAAAATGCGATGCGCTACCTTATCCACCTGGAAGAGGCAACCCGCCCTTAA
- a CDS encoding CobW family GTP-binding protein produces MTKTNLITGFLGSGKTTTILHLLANKPANERWAVLVNEFGEVGIDGALLADSGAVLKEIPGGCMCCVNGLPMQVGLNTLLRQVKPDRLLIEPTGLGHPKQILDMLTAEVYQPWIDLRATLCLLDPRQLLDDRIRQDDNFRDQLAACDIIVANKADREDSASRQALADWLSAHRDQRHVVATTRGVIENALLDTPRATDRTLPDSPAHQHSHSSPRGLGALSLPEHQRWRRSVNQGQGYYACGWIFDSDTVFDTVGVLEWARQAPVGRIKGVLRIPEGLVRINRQGEDFHIETQNAAPPDSRVEAINGQETDWNPLQSSLLKLRLS; encoded by the coding sequence GTGACCAAAACTAACCTAATTACCGGTTTTCTCGGTAGCGGCAAGACCACCACCATTCTCCACCTGCTGGCAAATAAACCCGCAAATGAACGCTGGGCGGTACTGGTAAACGAATTTGGCGAAGTGGGGATCGACGGAGCCCTGCTGGCAGACAGCGGCGCAGTGCTCAAAGAGATCCCCGGCGGCTGTATGTGCTGCGTTAATGGCCTGCCAATGCAGGTGGGCCTCAACACGCTGCTGCGCCAGGTCAAACCCGACCGTTTGCTGATCGAGCCCACCGGCCTTGGTCACCCGAAGCAGATCCTCGATATGCTCACCGCTGAGGTTTACCAGCCGTGGATCGATCTGCGGGCCACCCTGTGCCTGCTCGATCCGCGCCAGTTGCTCGACGATCGTATCCGCCAGGATGACAACTTCCGCGATCAGCTGGCCGCCTGCGATATTATCGTCGCCAATAAAGCAGACCGGGAAGACAGCGCCAGCCGCCAGGCACTGGCCGACTGGCTCAGTGCGCATCGCGACCAGCGCCATGTTGTTGCCACCACCCGGGGGGTCATTGAAAATGCGCTACTGGATACCCCCCGGGCCACTGACCGGACGCTGCCCGACAGCCCCGCTCACCAGCACAGCCATTCGTCCCCGCGCGGGCTGGGCGCATTAAGCCTGCCGGAGCACCAGCGCTGGCGGCGCAGTGTCAACCAGGGCCAGGGGTATTACGCCTGCGGCTGGATTTTCGACAGCGACACGGTGTTCGACACAGTAGGCGTGCTTGAGTGGGCGCGCCAGGCCCCGGTAGGCCGCATTAAAGGCGTGCTGCGCATCCCGGAAGGGCTGGTGCGTATTAACCGCCAGGGGGAGGATTTTCATATTGAAACCCAGAATGCCGCCCCGCCGGACAGCAGAGTGGAAGCGATTAACGGCCAGGAGACCGACTGGAATCCCCTGCAATCCTCATTGTTGAAACTTCGTTTAAGCTAA
- a CDS encoding extracellular solute-binding protein, which produces MLTRLFYIALLCLLSIPAGATQINEGYAFAVLGEPKYATNFSHFDYVNPAAPKGGDVTLSAIGTFDNFNRYALRGNPAVRSDALYDTLFTTSDDEPGSYYPLVAERARYPDNFAWMEIDINPRARFHDGSPVTASDVAFTFSKFMTEGVPQFRLVYKGASVKAISRLTVRIELATPAKERILGLLTLPILPQAFWQDHKLSDPLSRPPLAGGPYRISDWRMGQYVTYSRVKDYWAASLPVNRGRWNFDTIRYDYYLDDNVAFEAFKAGAFDFRSESSAKNWATRYSGKNFTAGYIVKEDQPNTSAQDTRWLAFNIQRPVFADRRVREAISLAFDFEWMNKALFYGGYKRVDSYFQNTEYAARDYPDAAELILLAPWKAQLPAGVFTHIWQPPLSRGDGFDRNNLMKALELLRQAGWELKDQQLVNTHTGKPLRFELLLSSAGNNQWVLPFRHNLERLGITMEVRQVDNSQFTNRRRSRDYDMTPVVYSASPWPSSDLQILWASAYVDSTWNAPGVRDPVVDSLIGQIIRHQGDKQQLLTLGRALDRVLTWNQYMLPMWYVASDHLAWWDKFSRPTMRPVYSLGFDNWWYDINKARHLPAARR; this is translated from the coding sequence ATGCTCACTCGCCTGTTTTACATCGCCCTGTTATGCCTGCTCAGCATTCCGGCGGGGGCGACACAAATCAACGAAGGTTACGCATTTGCCGTGCTCGGCGAGCCAAAATACGCCACTAATTTCAGCCATTTTGATTATGTGAATCCCGCCGCCCCCAAAGGGGGGGATGTTACCCTCTCCGCCATTGGCACCTTTGATAACTTTAACCGCTACGCCCTGCGCGGTAACCCGGCTGTCCGGAGCGACGCGCTCTACGACACGCTGTTTACCACCTCTGACGACGAGCCCGGCAGCTATTACCCGCTGGTGGCCGAGCGGGCCCGCTACCCGGACAACTTCGCCTGGATGGAGATAGACATTAACCCCCGGGCGCGCTTTCACGACGGCTCACCGGTAACCGCCAGCGATGTGGCCTTCACCTTCAGTAAATTTATGACCGAGGGTGTGCCCCAGTTCCGCCTGGTTTATAAAGGCGCCAGCGTGAAGGCCATCTCCCGGTTAACGGTGCGCATTGAGCTTGCCACCCCGGCAAAAGAGCGCATCCTCGGCCTGCTGACGCTACCCATCCTGCCGCAGGCATTCTGGCAGGATCATAAACTCAGCGATCCGCTCTCCCGCCCGCCGCTGGCAGGTGGCCCCTACCGTATCAGCGACTGGCGCATGGGCCAGTATGTGACCTACAGCCGGGTAAAAGACTACTGGGCCGCCAGCCTGCCGGTGAACCGGGGGCGCTGGAATTTTGACACCATCCGCTACGACTATTATCTGGACGATAACGTCGCCTTTGAGGCGTTCAAAGCGGGCGCCTTCGACTTTCGCAGCGAAAGCAGCGCCAAAAACTGGGCCACCCGCTACAGCGGCAAAAACTTCACCGCCGGTTATATCGTCAAAGAGGATCAGCCCAATACCTCCGCACAGGATACCCGCTGGCTGGCGTTTAATATCCAGCGCCCGGTATTCGCCGACCGCCGGGTACGGGAGGCCATCAGCCTGGCCTTTGATTTTGAATGGATGAACAAAGCCCTGTTTTATGGCGGCTACAAGCGGGTAGACAGCTATTTCCAGAATACGGAATACGCCGCCCGCGACTACCCGGACGCGGCGGAGCTTATCCTGCTGGCCCCGTGGAAAGCGCAGCTTCCCGCCGGGGTGTTTACCCACATCTGGCAACCGCCGCTCTCCCGCGGGGATGGCTTTGACCGGAATAACCTGATGAAAGCCCTGGAGCTGCTCAGGCAGGCAGGCTGGGAGCTGAAAGATCAACAACTGGTGAACACCCACACCGGCAAGCCACTGCGCTTCGAGCTGCTGCTCAGCAGCGCCGGTAATAACCAGTGGGTGCTCCCCTTCCGGCACAATTTAGAGCGCCTGGGAATAACCATGGAGGTGCGCCAGGTCGATAACTCCCAGTTCACCAACCGCCGCCGCAGCCGGGACTACGATATGACCCCCGTGGTTTACAGTGCCAGCCCCTGGCCCAGCTCAGATTTACAGATCCTCTGGGCCTCTGCGTATGTGGATTCCACCTGGAACGCGCCCGGGGTCCGGGATCCGGTGGTGGACAGCCTGATAGGGCAGATAATCCGCCACCAGGGGGATAAACAACAACTGCTGACGCTGGGGCGCGCGCTGGACCGGGTGCTGACCTGGAACCAGTATATGCTGCCCATGTGGTATGTGGCTTCTGACCATCTGGCCTGGTGGGATAAATTCTCCCGCCCGACCATGCGCCCGGTATACTCCCTGGGGTTCGACAACTGGTGGTACGACATCAACAAAGCCCGGCATCTGCCCGCTGCGCGACGTTAA
- a CDS encoding phosphatase PAP2 family protein gives MIMVRIPAILLLNILGVGLFLSWFLPLNHGYWFAIDAGIFHFFNQQLAHSRPFVWFVAITNNRAFDLCSLLCMGLLMLSYWLRATPPGRRQILITGVVMLLCAVVLNQLGKVIPVERASPTLYFHNIYRVSELLDFPTKDSSRDSFPGDHGLMLLIFCGFMLRYFGKKACAVAVIIFLVFIVPRMMSGAHWFSDVFVGSLSLALIGLPWWLMTPFSDAIIRWFNQRLPGKYKLPPRH, from the coding sequence ATGATTATGGTTCGTATTCCCGCAATTCTTTTACTTAATATCCTTGGTGTCGGGCTGTTTTTGTCCTGGTTCCTGCCGCTCAATCACGGTTACTGGTTTGCCATTGACGCGGGGATCTTTCACTTTTTCAACCAGCAGCTGGCCCACAGCCGCCCGTTTGTGTGGTTTGTGGCCATCACCAACAACCGGGCGTTTGATCTCTGCTCCCTGTTATGTATGGGGCTGCTGATGCTGTCATACTGGCTCAGGGCAACCCCGCCGGGGCGGCGCCAGATACTCATTACCGGTGTGGTGATGTTGCTGTGTGCCGTGGTGCTAAATCAGCTGGGCAAAGTTATCCCCGTTGAGCGGGCAAGCCCGACCCTCTATTTCCATAATATTTACCGGGTCAGCGAATTACTGGACTTTCCCACCAAAGATTCCTCCCGTGATAGTTTCCCGGGTGATCACGGGTTAATGCTGCTGATATTTTGTGGCTTTATGTTGCGTTATTTCGGCAAAAAAGCCTGCGCGGTGGCGGTGATTATTTTCCTGGTATTTATTGTGCCGCGGATGATGAGCGGCGCCCACTGGTTTTCAGATGTGTTTGTCGGCTCATTATCCCTGGCACTCATCGGGCTTCCCTGGTGGTTAATGACCCCCTTTTCCGACGCAATTATTCGCTGGTTTAATCAGCGATTACCCGGGAAATATAAACTACCGCCGCGTCATTAA
- the mepS gene encoding bifunctional murein DD-endopeptidase/murein LD-carboxypeptidase gives MVKSQPFLRYIWRAIPAVTVAVMLSACSSTNTANVHSETHAVGQKDSFLLQASQDEFESMVRNLDVKSRLMDQYADWKGVRYRLGGSTKRGIDCSAFVQRTFREQFGLDLPRSTSEQQDSGRPVSRSKLRTGDLVLFRAGSTGRHVGIYIGNNQFVHASTSSGVRISSLDEPYWNKRYNEARRVLSRS, from the coding sequence ATGGTCAAGTCTCAACCATTTTTGAGATATATCTGGCGGGCAATCCCCGCAGTTACTGTGGCAGTTATGCTGTCTGCCTGTAGTTCAACAAACACAGCAAATGTGCATTCTGAGACGCATGCAGTGGGTCAAAAAGACAGTTTTTTACTGCAAGCCTCTCAGGATGAATTTGAAAGCATGGTGCGTAACCTGGATGTCAAATCCCGGCTTATGGACCAGTATGCGGACTGGAAAGGCGTGCGTTACCGCCTGGGTGGCAGCACTAAACGCGGTATTGACTGCTCCGCGTTTGTTCAGCGCACCTTCCGCGAACAATTTGGCTTAGATTTACCGCGCTCCACCAGCGAGCAGCAAGACAGCGGCAGACCGGTTTCACGCAGCAAACTGCGCACCGGCGATCTGGTTCTGTTCCGTGCCGGCTCTACCGGGCGCCATGTCGGTATCTATATCGGCAATAATCAGTTTGTACACGCGTCTACCAGCAGCGGAGTCAGAATCTCCAGTCTGGATGAGCCTTACTGGAACAAGCGCTATAACGAAGCGCGCCGCGTGCTGAGCCGCAGTTAA